The following are from one region of the Syngnathus typhle isolate RoL2023-S1 ecotype Sweden linkage group LG22, RoL_Styp_1.0, whole genome shotgun sequence genome:
- the elp3 gene encoding elongator complex protein 3, whose translation MGKPKKKSDLSRAELMMMTIADVIKQLVEAHEEGKDINLNKLKTKTSAKYGLEAQPRLVDIIAAVPPQHRRALVPKLKAKPIRTASGIAVVAVMCKPHRCPHISFTGNICVYCPGGPDSDFEYSTQSYTGYEPTSMRAIRARYDPYLQTRHRVEQLKQLGHTVDKVEFIVMGGTFMALPEEYRDYFIRNLHDALSGHTSNNVAEAVRYSERSNTKCVGITIETRPDYCLKRHLSDMLGYGCTRLEIGVQSVYEDVARDTNRGHTVRAVCESFHLAKDAGFKVVAHMMPDLPNVGIERDVEQFIEFFENPAFRPDGLKLYPTLVIRGTGLYELWKTGRYKSYTPSTLVDLVARILALVPPWTRVYRVQRDIPMPLVSSGVEHGNLRELALARMKDMGTECRDVRTREVGIQEIHHKVRPYQVELVRRDYVANGSWETFLSYEDPEQDILIGLLRLRRCSPQSFRAELKGGVSIVRELHVYGSVVPVSSRDPSKFQHQGFGMMLMEEAERIATYEHGSNKMAVISGVGTRNYYRKLGYELEGPYMVKLLHEL comes from the exons ATGGggaagccaaagaaaaaga GTGACCTCAGTCGAGCCgaactgatgatgatgaccatCGCCGATGTCATCAAACAGTTGGTTGAAGCACACGAAGAGGGAAAAGACATCAACCTTAACAA ATTAAAAACAAAGACCTCTGCGAAATACGGCCTGGAGGCTCAACCCCGTTTGGTGGATATCATAGCTGCTGTTCCTCCACAACATCGCCGTGCTCTGGTACCCAAACTAAAGGCCAAACCGATCCGCACAGCAAGTGGG ATTGCAGTTGTTGCTGTGATGTGCAAACCACATCGTTGTCCGCACATCAGCTTCACCGGCAACATTTGTGT GTACTGCCCTGGTGGGCCGGACTCAGACTTTGAATACTCCACACAATCTTACACTGGTTATGAG CCCACCTCAATGAGAGCCATTCGAGCACGATATGATCCCTACCTTCAGACCAGGCATCGTGTGGAGCAG CTAAAGCAACTGGGGCACACTGTGGATAAAGTGGAATTCATTGTGATGGGTGGAACATTTATGGCTCTGCCTGAAGAGTACAGAGATTACTTCATCAGGAATCTTCACGACGCTTTGTCTGGACACACCTCGAACAATGTGGCCGAGGCTGTAAG GTACTCTGAGCGCAGTAACACCAAGTGTGTAGGAATCACGATCGAGACGCGCCCCGACTACTGCCTGAAACGACACCTGAGCGACATGTTGGGCTACGGCTGCACAAGACTGGAGATCGGTGTCCAGAGTGTGTATGAAGATGTGGCCAGGGATACGAACAG GGGCCACACAGTTCGAGCTGTATGTGAGTCTTTCCACCTGGCAAAAGACGCCGGCTTCAAAGTTGTGGCCCACATGATGCCGGACCTGCCCAATGTCGGCAtagagagagatgtggagcAGTTCATT GAGTTTTTTGAGAATCCAGCATTCAGGCCCGATGGATTAAAGCTATACCCGACTTTGGTTATTCGGGGTACGGGCCTATATGAGCTGTGGAAGACGGGCCGCTATAAGAGCTACACACCCAGCACCCTGGTGGACCTGGTGGCCCGAATCCTTGCACTGGTGCCGCCCTGGACACGGGTTTATCGCGTGCAGAG GGACATCCCAATGCCATTGGTGAGCTCCGGAGTGGAGCACGGAAACCTACGGGAGTTGGCCTTAGCCAGGATGAAGGATATGGGCACTGAG TGTCGAGATGTTAGAACCAGAGAAGTGGGAATTCAGGAGATCCACCACAAAGTTCGACCCTACCAG GTGGAGCTAGTGCGAAGGGACTACGTAGCCAACGGTAGCTGGGAGACCTTCCTCTCCTATGAGGATCCCGAGCAGGACATTCTGATTGGACTGCTGCGTCTACGCCGCTGCTCCCCGCAGTCGTTCCGGGCGGAACTGAAAGGGGGCGTGTCCATCGTCCGCGAACTGCACGTGTACGGTAGCGTGGTTCCGGTCAGTAGCCGAGACCCCAGCAAATTCCAACATCAG GGATTCGGGATGATGTTGATGGAAGAAGCGGAGAGAATTGCCACGTATGAACATGGCTCCAATAAAATGGCGGTCATTTCAG GTGTAGGAACGAGAAACTACTACAGGAAATTGGGCTATGAATTAGAAGGCCCATATATGGTGAAGCTTCTACATGAACTATAA
- the si:ch211-63o20.7 gene encoding serine/threonine-protein kinase pdik1l-B-like, with amino-acid sequence MEELFTLEKEVGRGSYGVVFEGHVAKTGQKVAIKRLPCKDPESIELYLQELWAMRVTAENHINVIALHSSLLQTGQKSLKPLRKGKLPLRLVESVLKGSVAQIRGSQSNTHRRSNSVSRLQDRTNSPSSNFSPSLSKRPSNRSRKRLSQREDERTGSLHCSALWLVMEYCDGGDLNQYLLSRPPDAHGNPSVVQQLSSAVAFLHRLGIIHRDLKPDNVLVSVTANGPIFKVADFGLSKMSEGRVDGKLTRKYFSSTCGSDFYMAPEVWGGLTYTAQADIFSLGVMFWAVLERITFLEEGTTQEQLGAYVCKGRWLMPLGEALWENADLQLCIPMKWKRAAPLPSPPGPAMCGLLFDMLASNPDSRPIAEQLESRVRAALKEDSH; translated from the exons ATGGAGGAGCTGTTCACTTTAGAAAAGGAGGTAGGACGAGGCAGCTATGGTGTGGTCTTTGAGGGTCACGTAGCCAAAACAGGACAAAAAGTGGCTATCAAGCGTCTTCCCTGCAAGGATCCAGAAAGCATTGAACTCTACTTACAAGAACTGTGGGCCATGAGAGTCACAGCGGAGAACCACATCAATGTTATTGCACTGCATAGCTCCCTCCTGCAGACAGGACAAAAGAGTTTGAAACCCTTAAGGAAGGGGAAGCTACCCTTACGTCTAGTCGAAAGTGTGCTAAAAGGAAGTGTTGCTCAAATTAGAGGTTCTCAGTCCAACACTCATAGGAGGAGTAACTCTGTTTCCAGACTTCAAGACAGGACCAACAGTCCGTCATCTAACTTCTCCCCTTCACTTTCAAAAAGGCCTTCAAATCGATCAAGGAAGAGGCTGTCCCAGAGAGAGGATGAGCGGACAGGATCTCTGCACTGCTCTGCCCTCTGGCTCGTGATGGAATACTGTGACGGAGGTGACTTGAATCAGTACCTGCTCTCCAGGCCACCGGACGCCCATGGGAACCCTAGTGTGGTGCAACAGCTCAGCAGTGCCGTGGCCTTCCTGCATCGTCTTGGTATAATCCATCGAGACCTAAAGCCTGACAATGTGCTCGTTAGTGTTACAGCGAATGGTCCTATTTTTAAG GTCGCTGATTTTGGTCTGAGCAAGATGAGCGAGGGTCGGGTGGATGGAAAGCTGACCAGGAAGTACTTTTCTTCCACCTGTGGCTCCGACTTTTACATGGCCCCAGAGGTTTGGGGTGGGCTCACGTACACAGCTCAGGCGGACATCTTCTCGCTAGGTGTGATGTTTTGGGCTGTCTTGGAGAGAATTACATTCTTGGAGGAAGGAACCACACAGGAACAACTAG GTGCTTATGTGTGCAAGGGTCGCTGGTTAATGCCACTAGGCGAAGCTTTGTGGGAGAATGCCGACCTCCAGCTGTGTATTCCCATGAAGTGGAAAAGAGCAGCCCCGCTGCCCAGCCCTCCCGGCCCGGCCATGTGTGGGCTGCTTTTCGACATGCTTGCCTCCAACCCGGATTCCCGGCCCATAGCCGAGCAGCTGGAGTCCAGAGTGCGAGCGGCTTTGAAAGAGGACTCCCACTGA